The Aspergillus nidulans FGSC A4 chromosome VII nucleotide sequence ACGCAAACTTTGCGATATGTTGCACAGACCGCGCTTCCGGCGCAGGATATATCGGCAATACGAAGTACGATTACATATGCGAGGCCTATGCGACGCGCAATGGATTGCCAACAATGAGCGCTAAGAGTGCTGCTGAGTGCGCTAGGAGATGCGACGAAGATGACAAATGTGTATCAGGCACTTGGTGGAGTTCTAATGAATCTTGCTACAGAAAATCCACGAGTTCCAGTCCTCAAAGTAATGTGTGGAGCCGCGAGTATGTCCTGTTAGTCGAATCTGGCAAAGATAGTGGGCCTgagccagggccagggccagATTGCCAGCAGCAGGTTGTGGATGCAATTCGCACCGAGAGAGAGACATGTTCGAGCAGTACAGCTGAACTCAGAGAATAACATCTTAGAGATATCGGCTATTGTGAATGATAAGAACGAAAAGATGAAAGACCAGATATGCGAGATGCTCACAAGACCAAAAAGAGACTGGAGCCTTTTGCCAGTTGATATGAAACATGTCGACGAGGTCAGGTCTGTGCTTTCTCGTCGGAGGGCAAATTATGGCCTCCGCGGACAGCTTGGGTGAGATTAGGGTTTGAATATGGAGAATAATGGTTCCTCCACCGATGAAAAGACGATGAGGCTGAGATCTCGAGCATTGCGTTCTCCCCTGATGGGAAACAGCTCCTAGCCGCTGATGCTTATACCGGCAAAatatttcttcttgatgtaTCAACGCCAGAAAAATAGTTGAATTTGCTGGTCATGCATCAGATACTGACAGTGTTGCCTTTGCACCCGATGGTAACAGATTTGCTTCTGGATCTGCAGACGAGTCTGTCCGGTTCTGGGATATCAAAACACAAAGCTCAAAGGAATTGAAGGGGCATACAGACAAGGTATCATCGGTTGCATTCTCCTCTAACGGCAAATACCTTGCTTCTGAGATATCCAATAGTATGATTCGAATCTGGGATGGAGAAACTGGACAATACCTGCGGCAGATCACAGGACACACCGGCGCGGTTAGGGCAGTGGCCTTCCTGCAGCACGGCAATGACAACATTCTCGCATCTGCATCGAACGATAGGTCAATTAAGATGTAGGGATGCTGTGACAGCAAGCCTTCATCGAGGACTCAAGCGTCACACAAATACAATAGTCGGTCATGCGTTTTCTGCAGACAGCAGACAAATCGCTTCAGCGTCATACGATAGAAACGTCCAAATCTGGGCGCTCACGAGAGACATCATCGTTCACTCAGCAACCAGCAATGTCAAGCTGTGGCATTTTCACCAACTGGACTGCATTGGCTGCGGGATACGCTAATGGTTCGATCAGGGTATGGGTTAAGGTCTAAAGCCGAGCCAGAAGGCTGGTCTTTGGCAATGAAAATGGTTGCAGAGAGTGGAACACCTGACTTTGGATATTCAACCATATCATATCTGATTTGATACTCTAGAATGATAGTTTTTGGATGAGACTTTTCTTTCCCAAGACATTTGGTGTTTGAAAATTTTTAAACCCCGGCAACAGTTCACAAAAAGCAATATCAACCCATAGCTCTTGCATGTACGCAGTGGTCTTCTTCATGCTTAGAACTTTGATAAATCACCAGATAGGCACCTATACCATCCAAGAAGGAAAATACGgagtcttcttcctgcctgATGCGGACGTTGCTGTTCTAAAACAGTAAACTGGGTAAGCAAAGTAGCTCACTCGATAATTGTTTCTAACCCACGCTTGAAAGCGGCTGCTGTAAATTCATTGGTCTTCTTACGTTGCTTCATTGCTTTTTAATTGGGCTTGCATGTTAAGGCATGTTTTTAGCATGTATCCGATGGTGTGCCTTTGACAAGGCTTCAGCTCTGCCTCGGGAAGTTCTGTCACTGTGACTTCGAATACGAGGTCGCTAGTCAAACATGCAGCCACACGGGCGGGCATATTTTAGAGATACTCGTGGATTAAAACTGATGGATGTTATATTGCTCTGGCTCTGTGACACTTGGGTGTTCGTGACAGGTTCCAAATATTTACTTAGCAGCGTGTCAGATGGATTCCTGCGCCGATTCCCGCACTAATGATATGAGCCCTCGACAGACTGAACAATATACCTATTCTTACGAGAGTCTTAAATTGAAGTGTGTCATATTGCTGCTTGTTGTTTTGCCGTGGAACCTGGTTTTCTACTGTGTTCCGTTTCTATCAGCACGTCCTCTTCAGCTCGCAACGAATCTATAGGATGGTCATTACCAAAAGAACTTAGCACCTCTCAGGGAGATATGAAAAAGACCTCAGTCATTCTACAAAAGAATCATGGATTAGCAGATCTACTGGCCCTATTTACAGTGAAAATGGAACCTGGAGGGAAATGAATAATGCGGACTTGCATGTCATTAAACGGTCCATCTAGATGCAATTAGCATTATGGGGCATAGCGCTCGGCCTTCCCCGTCCTGGTAGGAACTTGCACAGGCAGTACTTCAGCTCGGCCACCGTATACCTAGTAAATGGTGTTACTACCTCTCAGGGTCGTTTACACGAGTAACAGTCAATCGGGTACCAACGGTGACGGTGGAACCTCAGGTTCGCAGATGTGTCAACTTCTTCGGTTATATGATTATGTCCTGATATAGATGCCAGTGAAAGTTAGAATTGGTCAGTGCTAGATTTGAATTTCCGGCCAAATTGGACTCCTCCATCGTCAGCTTGCAGAGGTGCTCTTCTATCTATCAGCACTGGCGAGGAGACTTGCGCATCCGGTAGTTGGGACTGAGCGGCGCCATATGGCAATGGGATGCATTCAGCCATGAAATGATGGCCAAAAATCGACGTACGGCCAATCATGCTTATGAGACGACGCAGACTGTGGTCCGCCTAGTTTATCTAGACCTGGGAGCAGCTTCATGTATTCACAATTGTAGGCTAAATGAAGCTTGACTGAATGAACATCTGTTCCGCTCTTGGGTATCCTATCCCAGAGTGTAACATACAGTTTGGATGGAGAGTTGCTGTCGATGTATTTATAAGGTGGTTTTCATGTCAATATTGAGGTAGACCAGATGTAGGACAGGATTCACACACTGCGAGCTCATAACCCCCACACCACAGACTTGGGCATCAAAGTTCAACTCTTCAGCGCCCAAGTAGCCAAGGGAATCACATATGGTCACTTAGAATAATCGTATTTGGGTACAGTCTTGGCTATCAGCGTTGTGCTCAAACAACACTCAGTTTTCTGGTCTGTCTCTGTCACAGTGTAATCGCTGTCCAAGGCGCCAGTCATGAATGCGAAGAGTAAACCGAGGAGCAACTACCAATTCAATACTTACCCAAGTACGGCGCCTTTATTACGAGGCTGAGGCGAGACTCAAGTACCGAGATGGGCAAAATGGGAGGGAACGTGAGAAGAAAGCCACAGCCTTGTTCACTGGTTATTTAGCCAAGACCCTGCTTAGGATCTAAAGCGGAGAATCACTCATGGCTAGTTATCTCTCCAGACTCGCTGAAAGCTCCTAGAGCTTCAACAGCCCATATAGCAGTTATGTGCAGCGCCAGGGAGACCAGAGATATAAGGCTGGGGCTTCTGGTATGGCCAACCACATCCAGTAATAAAGACTGTTTACCATCATGATGAGTAAATACTGCACATTTGATGATATTGCTGTTCAACAAAAGACAATGCAGATGTGGGCTAGGCTTAAAGTTCTAGCTGATATCACCTTTTGTTTCTAACCTGCACTTTGTGCCTTCCACGATATGAGCCCTCTTTTTTTCATTATTCCCATTAATTTCAGGGCGTCCAGTGGGATTACAACTATGCTTCCATGTTTCCTTGTATTGGAGAATTCATTCATTACAAGGCTGATTGCTTACCCGTGTGCGCTGGCAATATTAGAGTCCAGTGTCTGCCAGACTGCCAACCTTCAACCGCTCGCAGTTCAACTTTCCAATGAGTTTCAACGAGGCCCCAACTTAGATCCTAGTGTCCGACTGATTCATCCACTATCATAGCCAGCAAATGATAAGTGGCCATACAATCCCGTTTTGGGTTGAAATCACAtgcttccagatcttgcTGAGATACCGCGGTGCTTCACCAGAAGAGATGACCAAGGTTCTGTTCCATAGCGTCTCATCCCAAAGTGCATTGACAATAACCCGGTCCCCGGCTTTTCGTGGCAAGGCTATTGATTAACCGAGAGAATGCTTACGTTATTCATAGAAAGGTTTTGAATTCGGAAGTCCACGCACCTCAGTAAGTGGCGGGGTTCTACATCGCCTACGTGACTTCACTAGCTGAAATGGAATATAAAGAAGGGGCCACTGTATTTGGGTGTCTTATTCACTGGTTCAAGCTTCCAATTGGTGTAGCTTTTTGACCTATATATATCCCAGAAATACGCTTTAGTTCGCGAGTTAGCCATAATAATCATCAACTCTAAATTTGCCGCGAGTAAGCTCCACCTTCAGCGCTGTGAAGGGGCATCGCAGTCGTTTATGTACGCCCGCCAGGCTGAGCGGTTGGGTCTCGGCTATTCCCAATATAGCGAGCCACCGACGTGCACTCGGTAATCAGCCAATGTGTATTGGAAGACTTGGAGGAAGTTGTGGTATGTGCAGTCGAATATTCATCCCAGATATCCAGAGTTGTGCGCTGAACGATGGCAGGATTGGGACGGTAGCCGCGAGCCATTGAAAATGTCGTATATATCCAAGACAGCAGCCAGGCTGGAAAGATCTCAAGCCCGCACATGGTGCAATCCTGTGTTCTTGCA carries:
- a CDS encoding uncharacterized protein (transcript_id=CADANIAT00008283), whose product is MYFNPVLFGLPAIGIIGHAKYACAGSDSCLDADGGSPHANFAICCTDRASGAGYIGNTKYDYICEAYATRNGLPTMSAKSAAECARRCDEDDKCVSGTWWSSNESCYRKSTSSSPQSNVWSREYVLLVESGKDSGPEPGPGPDCQQQVVDAIRTERETCSSKISAIVNDKNEKMKDQICEMLTRPKRDWSLLPVDMKHVDEVRKIVEFAGHASDTDSVAFAPDGNRFASGSADESVRFWDIKTQSSKELKGHTDKVSSVAFSSNGKYLASEISNSMIRIWDGETGQYLRQITGHTGAVRAVAFLQHGNDNILASASNDRSIKM